A section of the Ornithinimicrobium sufpigmenti genome encodes:
- a CDS encoding branched-chain amino acid ABC transporter permease, which translates to MDWGQILNNTASFILSPETIGFMLAAIGLSIHFGYAGLLNFGMAGFMAIGAYSYAISILSFGLPWYVAMMVSIVGAVVFAVLLGIPTLRLRGDYLAIVTIAAAEIVRLLFQSQIFDEWTNSADGLGGYHAGFRAANPLPAGSYGIGPWTYTETGWWVRIFGLLLVVLAVLVTWMLMRSPWGRVLKGIREDEDAVRSLGKNVFLYKMQALIIGGVFGALGGVVIALPAAVIPQYYLPSLTFFVWTALLLGGAATIFGPVLGAVLYWALMAFLAGVLPQMATEGWLPLTPTNAGNLRFIVVGVALMLLVAFRPQGILGKKKEMTFVK; encoded by the coding sequence ATCGGCCTGTCGATCCACTTCGGCTACGCCGGCCTGCTCAACTTCGGCATGGCCGGGTTCATGGCGATCGGCGCCTACTCGTACGCCATCTCCATCCTCAGCTTCGGCCTGCCCTGGTATGTGGCCATGATGGTGAGCATCGTCGGGGCGGTCGTCTTCGCCGTCCTCCTGGGCATCCCCACGCTGCGGCTGCGCGGCGACTACCTGGCGATCGTCACGATCGCCGCGGCCGAGATCGTCCGCCTGCTCTTCCAGTCGCAGATCTTCGACGAGTGGACCAACTCCGCCGACGGCCTGGGCGGCTACCACGCGGGGTTCCGGGCGGCGAACCCCCTGCCCGCCGGCAGCTACGGGATCGGCCCGTGGACCTACACCGAGACCGGCTGGTGGGTGCGCATCTTCGGGCTCCTCCTGGTGGTGCTGGCCGTGCTGGTGACCTGGATGCTCATGCGCAGCCCGTGGGGCCGGGTCCTGAAGGGGATCCGCGAGGACGAGGACGCCGTGCGCTCCCTGGGTAAGAACGTCTTCCTCTACAAGATGCAGGCGTTGATCATCGGCGGCGTGTTCGGCGCCCTGGGCGGCGTGGTGATCGCCCTCCCCGCGGCGGTGATCCCGCAGTACTACCTGCCCAGCCTCACCTTCTTCGTGTGGACAGCCCTGCTGCTCGGCGGTGCGGCGACGATCTTCGGCCCCGTCCTGGGCGCCGTCCTGTACTGGGCCCTGATGGCCTTCCTGGCGGGAGTGCTGCCCCAGATGGCGACGGAGGGATGGCTGCCACTGACCCCCACCAACGCCGGCAACCTGCGCTTCATCGTCGTCGGTGTGGCGCTGATGCTGCTCGTCGCCTTCCGACCACAAGGCATCCTGGGCAAGAAGAAGGAGATGACCTTTGTCAAGTAA
- a CDS encoding ABC transporter ATP-binding protein — translation MQADHDLATGPSAPGVGKKDPILVADNITRSFGGIKAVEVEHLEIPRNAITALIGPNGAGKTTLFNLLSGFDKPDSGEWSFNGRSLAGIPAWKAARRGQVRTFQLTKVLQRLTVLESMKLGASKQTGERMLASVLPFLWRSQEKENEARALELLKKFKLYDKRDDYSAALSGGQRKLLEMARALMTDPEFILLDEPMAGVNPALVQSLLDHVIDLKKEGMTVLFVEHDMHMVRHIADWVVVMAEGRIVAEGPPDEVMRDPAVVDAYLGSHLDDDLGQITGRYDAEGNRL, via the coding sequence GTGCAGGCCGACCACGACCTGGCGACCGGGCCCTCGGCGCCCGGCGTGGGCAAGAAGGACCCGATCCTCGTCGCCGACAACATCACCCGCAGCTTCGGTGGCATCAAGGCCGTCGAGGTGGAGCACCTGGAGATCCCCCGCAACGCGATCACCGCGTTGATCGGCCCGAACGGTGCCGGTAAGACGACCCTGTTCAACCTGCTCTCCGGCTTCGACAAGCCGGACAGCGGCGAGTGGTCCTTCAACGGGCGCTCGCTGGCCGGCATCCCGGCCTGGAAGGCGGCCCGTCGCGGGCAGGTCCGCACCTTCCAGCTGACCAAGGTGCTGCAGCGGCTGACCGTGCTCGAGAGCATGAAGCTCGGTGCGTCGAAGCAGACCGGGGAGCGGATGCTCGCCAGCGTCCTGCCCTTCCTCTGGCGCTCGCAGGAGAAGGAGAACGAGGCGCGCGCCCTGGAGCTGCTGAAGAAGTTCAAGCTCTACGACAAGCGCGACGACTACTCCGCGGCACTGTCCGGCGGGCAGCGCAAGCTGCTGGAGATGGCTCGCGCCCTGATGACCGACCCCGAGTTCATCCTGCTGGACGAGCCGATGGCCGGGGTCAACCCAGCTCTCGTGCAGTCCTTGCTCGACCACGTCATCGACCTCAAGAAGGAGGGCATGACGGTCCTCTTCGTCGAGCACGACATGCACATGGTCCGGCACATCGCCGACTGGGTCGTGGTGATGGCGGAGGGCCGCATCGTGGCCGAGGGACCGCCCGACGAGGTGATGAGAGACCCGGCCGTCGTGGATGCCTACCTGGGCAGCCACCTGGACGACGACCTCGGCCAGATCACCGGCCGCTACGACGCGGAGGGAAACCGACTGTGA
- a CDS encoding ABC transporter ATP-binding protein: MVVDVQSVTAGYLPGINILTDTNLQAYDGELIGIIGPNGAGKSTLLKAIFGLVNVRSGAILLRGDEITNLKANKLVSKGVGLVPQTENVFPTLTIRENLEMGAYQRPSRTRESIDFVVDIFPALKDRMNQVAGSLSGGERQMVAMSRALMMRPDVLLLDEPSAGLSPVRQDDAFMRVSSINQAGVTVIMVEQNARRCLQICDRAYVLDQGRDAHTGTGRELLNDEKVIGLYLGTLGQDSA, translated from the coding sequence CTGGTGGTCGACGTGCAGAGCGTCACCGCCGGCTACCTGCCCGGTATCAACATCCTCACCGACACCAACCTGCAGGCCTACGACGGCGAGCTGATCGGCATCATCGGGCCCAACGGGGCCGGCAAGTCGACGCTGCTGAAGGCGATCTTCGGCCTGGTCAACGTGCGCTCGGGCGCCATCCTGCTGCGCGGTGACGAGATCACCAACCTCAAGGCCAACAAGCTGGTCAGCAAGGGGGTCGGCCTGGTCCCCCAGACCGAGAACGTCTTCCCCACCCTGACCATCCGGGAGAACCTGGAGATGGGCGCCTACCAGCGCCCCTCCCGGACCAGGGAGAGCATCGACTTCGTCGTCGACATCTTCCCGGCCCTGAAGGACCGGATGAACCAGGTGGCCGGCTCGCTCAGCGGCGGCGAGCGGCAGATGGTGGCGATGTCGCGGGCGCTGATGATGCGCCCGGACGTCCTGCTCCTGGACGAGCCGTCGGCCGGCCTGTCGCCGGTGCGCCAGGACGACGCCTTCATGCGGGTCTCCTCGATCAACCAGGCCGGTGTGACCGTGATCATGGTCGAGCAGAACGCCCGGCGCTGCCTGCAGATCTGCGACCGCGCCTACGTGCTCGACCAGGGCCGGGACGCCCATACCGGGACGGGTCGGGAGCTGCTCAACGACGAGAAGGTCATCGGGCTCTACCTCGGCACCCTGGGGCAGGACAGCGCCTAG